A region of Methyloversatilis discipulorum DNA encodes the following proteins:
- a CDS encoding DUF58 domain-containing protein: MRSRQRLFVLVLLTLVAYVAAISRAQTLPWGLASLLLATLIAGIVWPHWLVRRLSVVRSGPGRAEEGETIRFNVAVTNHGRLPRFMIEVHDRLPVLEPGDGRTGLRALGVMAYLPGRRTRSFEMSFTCEKRGFYRLGPVSLASSFPLGLVEVRQRRQEGVQTLTVYPDLFPIVDLPLRGAPSQLHRGGYLLPEGSGAAEFSGLREYRHGDNPRHIHWPSTARSGELMVKEFEPLASACLCVALDPSAVANIGRGKEATFEYAVRIAASMARFACARNLRLRVLGEASTSIGIPVGSGEHHYRNVLDVLAVIEADGEVPYARLLQRVALQVVAGETVVVFLSEPAVRFAATLQALAQLRVRRAHLIAVVFDGASFGGPADAGSKREGALLELGAHCVHVRRGDDLMKVFNP, encoded by the coding sequence ATGAGATCGCGTCAGCGGCTGTTCGTGCTCGTCCTCCTGACCCTTGTCGCGTACGTGGCGGCGATCAGCCGCGCACAGACACTCCCCTGGGGGCTTGCTTCGCTGCTGCTGGCTACGCTGATTGCGGGCATCGTGTGGCCCCACTGGCTGGTGCGCCGGCTGTCGGTGGTTCGCAGCGGACCGGGCCGTGCGGAGGAAGGAGAGACGATCCGCTTCAACGTCGCAGTGACCAACCACGGCCGCTTGCCGCGCTTCATGATCGAAGTGCACGACCGTCTGCCGGTGCTCGAACCGGGCGACGGCCGGACCGGACTTCGGGCGCTCGGTGTCATGGCCTACCTGCCCGGCCGCCGCACGCGGAGCTTCGAAATGTCTTTCACGTGCGAGAAACGCGGCTTCTATCGGCTGGGGCCGGTCTCTCTGGCGTCAAGCTTTCCGCTTGGCCTGGTCGAGGTGCGCCAGCGTCGGCAGGAGGGCGTGCAGACGCTGACCGTCTATCCGGATCTGTTTCCCATCGTCGATCTTCCGCTTCGCGGAGCGCCGAGTCAGCTGCATCGCGGTGGTTACCTCTTGCCGGAGGGGAGCGGCGCCGCCGAGTTCTCCGGCTTGCGGGAGTATCGCCACGGCGACAATCCGCGCCACATTCATTGGCCAAGCACGGCGCGCAGCGGAGAACTGATGGTCAAGGAGTTCGAGCCGCTCGCCTCGGCCTGCCTCTGTGTGGCGCTTGACCCGTCCGCCGTGGCCAATATCGGTCGCGGCAAGGAGGCGACCTTCGAGTACGCGGTCCGCATTGCCGCCTCGATGGCGCGCTTCGCGTGCGCTCGCAACCTCCGCCTGCGCGTGCTTGGCGAGGCAAGCACGTCCATCGGCATCCCGGTGGGCAGCGGCGAACATCACTACCGGAACGTACTGGACGTGCTTGCAGTCATCGAAGCGGACGGCGAGGTGCCCTACGCTCGGTTGTTGCAGCGTGTCGCCCTGCAGGTGGTGGCGGGCGAGACGGTCGTGGTGTTCCTTTCCGAGCCGGCCGTTCGCTTCGCCGCCACGCTCCAGGCGCTCGCGCAACTGCGTGTCAGGCGCGCCCACCTGATCGCTGTCGTGTTCGATGGCGCCTCGTTCGGCGGTCCGGCGGATGCCGGAAGCAAGCGCGAGGGGGCCTTGCTGGAACTTGGCGCGCATTGCGTCCACGTGCGGCGCGGCGACGATCTGATGAAAGTGTTCAACCCGTGA
- a CDS encoding AAA family ATPase: protein MQSVASLIANIEKVIVGKRSVVELAVVSLLCRGHVLLEDVPGTGKTTLARALARSVAADMKRIQCTPDLLPSDITGVAIYNQKSAEFEFRAGPVFTSLLLADEINRATPRAQSALLECMEEFRVTSDGVTRDLPRLFMVLATQNPIDMAGTHPLPEAQLDRFFVRLAVGYPSLSEEMKILSAQAQSHPIDALGPVMTEAEVLAARDGVKAMHIAPEVMEYVVRIAAATRQHADLRLGASPRGTLALARGAQGLAYLRGRSFVTPDLVKAMAGPVLEHRLVLRPQAAALGRSARDILRDILDQLPPPI from the coding sequence ATGCAGTCCGTTGCGTCACTCATCGCCAACATCGAAAAGGTCATCGTCGGCAAGCGCAGCGTCGTCGAACTGGCCGTCGTGTCGTTGCTCTGCCGCGGCCACGTGCTGCTGGAGGATGTGCCGGGCACCGGGAAGACGACGCTGGCGCGCGCGCTGGCCCGATCGGTTGCTGCCGACATGAAGCGCATTCAATGTACGCCTGATCTGCTGCCGTCGGACATCACCGGCGTGGCGATCTACAACCAGAAGAGCGCGGAGTTCGAGTTTCGTGCCGGACCGGTATTCACCAGTCTTCTGCTGGCCGATGAGATCAACCGTGCCACGCCGCGCGCTCAATCTGCGCTGCTCGAGTGCATGGAGGAGTTCCGTGTCACCTCCGATGGCGTCACACGCGATCTGCCCAGGCTTTTCATGGTCCTGGCAACCCAGAACCCGATCGACATGGCCGGCACGCACCCTTTGCCGGAAGCACAGCTCGATCGATTCTTCGTCAGGCTCGCTGTCGGTTATCCAAGTCTGTCGGAGGAAATGAAGATTCTCTCTGCTCAGGCGCAGTCCCATCCCATCGACGCGCTCGGCCCCGTCATGACCGAAGCCGAGGTGCTGGCTGCGCGCGACGGCGTGAAGGCGATGCATATCGCGCCCGAAGTCATGGAGTATGTCGTACGTATCGCGGCGGCCACGCGGCAACACGCAGACCTGCGCCTCGGCGCCAGCCCTCGCGGTACTCTGGCACTGGCCCGCGGCGCGCAGGGACTGGCCTATCTGCGCGGCCGGTCCTTCGTCACGCCCGATCTGGTGAAAGCGATGGCGGGCCCGGTGCTCGAGCACCGTCTTGTGCTGCGTCCGCAGGCCGCCGCGCTCGGACGCAGCGCGCGCGACATCCTGCGCGACATACTCGACCAGCTTCCGCCGCCGATCTGA
- a CDS encoding acyl-CoA carboxylase subunit beta has translation MQDIIRKLDAKREQARLGGGQRRIDAQHARGKLTARERIEVLLDEGSFEEWDMFKEHRCTDFGMADDSVPGDGVVTGYGTINGRLVFVFSQDFTVFGGSLSESHAEKICKVMDQAMKVGAPVIGLNDSGGARIQEGVASLGGYAEVFQRNVMASGVIPQISLVMGPCAGGAVYSPSMTDFIFMVRDSSYMFVTGPEVVKTVTHEEVTAEDLGGATTHTTKSGVADLAFENDVDALMYTRRLFNYLPLSNREKPPVRPSTDPTDRLDPSLDTLVPANANQPYDMKELILKIVDDGDFFEIQPDYAKNIVVGFARMEGSTVGIVANQPLVLAGCLDIKSSIKAARFVRFCDAFNIPVITLVDVPGFMPGTAQEYGGIIKHGAKLLYAYAECTVPKVTVITRKAYGGAYDVMSSKHLRGDVNFAWPSAEIAVMGPKGAVEIIFREEKNDPAKITAREAEYREKFANPFIAGKRGFIDDVIMPSETRKRICRSLAMLRDKQIENPWRKHGNIPL, from the coding sequence ATGCAAGACATCATCCGCAAGCTCGACGCCAAGCGCGAGCAGGCCCGGCTCGGCGGCGGCCAGCGTCGCATCGACGCGCAGCACGCCCGCGGCAAGCTGACCGCGCGCGAGCGCATCGAGGTGCTGCTCGACGAAGGCAGCTTCGAGGAGTGGGACATGTTCAAGGAGCACCGCTGCACCGACTTCGGCATGGCCGACGATTCGGTGCCGGGCGACGGCGTGGTGACCGGCTACGGCACCATCAACGGCCGGCTGGTGTTCGTGTTCTCGCAGGACTTCACCGTGTTCGGCGGATCGCTGTCCGAGTCGCACGCAGAGAAGATCTGCAAGGTGATGGACCAGGCGATGAAGGTGGGCGCACCGGTGATCGGCCTCAACGATTCAGGCGGCGCGCGCATCCAGGAGGGTGTGGCGTCGCTCGGCGGCTATGCCGAGGTGTTCCAGCGCAATGTGATGGCCTCCGGCGTCATTCCGCAGATTTCGCTGGTGATGGGCCCCTGCGCCGGCGGCGCGGTGTACTCGCCGTCGATGACCGACTTCATCTTCATGGTGCGCGATTCGAGCTATATGTTCGTGACCGGCCCGGAAGTGGTGAAGACAGTGACGCACGAGGAAGTCACTGCCGAGGACCTCGGTGGCGCCACCACGCACACCACCAAGTCCGGCGTGGCCGACCTCGCCTTCGAGAACGACGTCGATGCGCTGATGTACACCCGCCGCCTGTTCAACTACCTGCCGCTGTCCAACCGCGAGAAGCCGCCGGTGCGCCCGAGCACCGACCCGACCGATCGCCTCGACCCCAGCCTCGACACGCTGGTGCCGGCCAACGCGAACCAGCCCTACGACATGAAGGAGCTGATCCTGAAGATCGTCGACGACGGCGACTTCTTCGAAATCCAGCCTGACTACGCGAAAAACATCGTCGTCGGCTTCGCCCGCATGGAAGGCAGCACGGTCGGCATCGTCGCCAACCAGCCGCTGGTGCTGGCCGGCTGTCTGGACATCAAGAGCTCGATCAAGGCGGCGCGCTTCGTGCGTTTCTGCGATGCCTTCAACATTCCGGTCATCACGCTGGTCGACGTGCCGGGTTTCATGCCGGGCACCGCGCAGGAGTACGGCGGCATCATCAAGCACGGCGCCAAGCTGCTCTACGCCTACGCCGAGTGCACCGTGCCCAAGGTGACGGTGATCACGCGCAAGGCCTATGGCGGCGCCTACGACGTGATGAGTTCCAAGCATCTGCGCGGCGATGTGAACTTCGCCTGGCCGAGCGCGGAAATCGCGGTGATGGGGCCGAAGGGCGCAGTGGAAATCATCTTCCGCGAAGAGAAGAACGACCCGGCCAAGATCACCGCGCGTGAAGCCGAGTACCGCGAGAAGTTCGCCAACCCCTTCATCGCCGGCAAGCGCGGCTTCATCGACGACGTGATCATGCCGAGCGAAACGCGCAAGCGCATCTGCCGCTCGCTGGCCATGCTGCGCGACAAGCAGATCGAGAACCCGTGGCGCAAGCACGGCAACATTCCGCTGTGA
- a CDS encoding acetyl-CoA carboxylase biotin carboxylase subunit gives MFEKILIANRGEIACRVIRTARRMGIATVAVYSEADANALHVELADEAVCIGPAPARESYLVADKIIAACKATGAQAVHPGYGFLSENESFCEALEREGIVFIGPKTHAIAAMGDKIASKKLAKEAGVNTIPGWNDPIESPERAVEIARGIGYPVMIKASAGGGGKGLRVAFNDAEAHEGFASCVNEAKNAFNDDRVFIEKFVEEPRHIEIQVLGDAFGKVVYLNERECSIQRRHQKVIEEAPSPFIDADTRRAMGEQAVKLAKAVHYQSAGTVEFVVGRDKSFYFLEMNTRLQVEHPVTELITGLDLVEQMIRVAAGEPLTFDQADVKLDGWAMEARICAEDPARGFLPSVGRLVKYRPPVQTDAVRVDTGVYEGGEVSMHYDSMIAKLICHGRTRDEAIARLRDALDDFVIRGPNHNIAFVSSVLGHERFAAGRFTTAFIAEEYPQGFDPAAAEFEDAPLLLAVAASVHQRYNERASRIVGQMPGHEFRIKPEAVVRLRGVAHFVQLDVDGDDHVVSIDGKPHRLVADWKVSDPVYRGELDGKPFAVQVERIGLRYRLQHRGVRVDAEVMSQRAAELLARMPVKAAPDMSRFLLSPMPGLLREVAVKPGQAVKAGERLAVIEAMKMENILRAERDGVVEKVSAGAGESLAVDQVILVFAAG, from the coding sequence ATGTTTGAAAAGATCCTGATCGCGAACCGCGGCGAGATCGCCTGCCGCGTCATCCGCACCGCGCGTCGCATGGGCATCGCCACCGTCGCTGTGTATTCCGAGGCGGACGCCAATGCGTTGCACGTCGAACTGGCAGACGAAGCCGTCTGCATCGGCCCGGCGCCGGCGCGCGAGTCCTATCTGGTCGCCGACAAGATCATCGCCGCCTGCAAGGCGACCGGCGCCCAGGCGGTACATCCGGGCTACGGCTTCCTGTCGGAGAACGAGTCCTTCTGCGAGGCGCTGGAGCGCGAAGGCATCGTGTTCATCGGCCCGAAGACGCACGCCATCGCCGCGATGGGCGACAAGATCGCGTCGAAGAAGCTGGCCAAGGAAGCGGGCGTGAACACCATTCCGGGCTGGAACGATCCGATCGAAAGCCCGGAGCGCGCGGTCGAGATCGCGCGCGGCATCGGCTACCCAGTCATGATCAAGGCCAGCGCAGGCGGCGGCGGCAAGGGCCTGCGCGTGGCGTTCAACGACGCCGAGGCGCACGAGGGCTTCGCGTCGTGCGTCAACGAGGCGAAGAACGCCTTCAACGACGATCGCGTGTTCATCGAGAAATTCGTCGAGGAGCCGCGCCACATCGAAATCCAGGTGCTGGGCGACGCCTTCGGCAAGGTGGTCTACCTGAACGAGCGCGAGTGCTCGATCCAGCGCCGCCACCAGAAGGTGATCGAGGAGGCGCCGTCGCCCTTCATCGACGCCGATACCCGGCGCGCGATGGGCGAGCAGGCGGTGAAGCTGGCGAAGGCGGTGCATTACCAGTCGGCCGGTACGGTCGAATTCGTGGTCGGTCGCGACAAGTCCTTCTACTTCCTCGAAATGAACACCCGGCTGCAGGTCGAGCACCCGGTGACCGAACTGATCACCGGCCTCGACCTGGTCGAACAGATGATCCGCGTCGCCGCCGGCGAGCCGCTCACCTTCGATCAGGCCGACGTGAAGCTGGATGGCTGGGCGATGGAGGCGCGCATCTGCGCCGAAGACCCGGCGCGCGGTTTCCTGCCCTCGGTCGGCCGGCTGGTGAAGTACCGGCCGCCGGTGCAAACCGATGCTGTGCGCGTCGACACCGGCGTCTATGAAGGCGGCGAAGTGTCGATGCACTACGACTCGATGATCGCCAAGCTGATCTGCCACGGCCGCACCCGCGACGAGGCGATCGCCCGCCTGCGCGACGCGCTCGACGATTTCGTCATCCGCGGTCCGAATCACAACATCGCTTTCGTATCGTCGGTGCTGGGCCATGAACGCTTCGCGGCCGGCCGCTTCACCACCGCCTTCATCGCCGAGGAATACCCGCAGGGCTTCGATCCCGCGGCCGCCGAGTTCGAGGACGCGCCGCTGTTGCTGGCGGTGGCGGCCAGCGTGCACCAGCGTTACAACGAGCGCGCCTCGCGCATCGTCGGCCAGATGCCGGGCCACGAGTTCCGCATCAAGCCGGAAGCGGTGGTGCGCCTGCGCGGCGTCGCCCACTTCGTACAGCTGGATGTCGACGGCGACGACCACGTGGTCAGCATCGACGGCAAGCCGCATCGCCTGGTGGCCGACTGGAAGGTGTCGGACCCGGTCTATCGTGGTGAACTGGACGGCAAGCCCTTTGCCGTGCAGGTCGAACGAATCGGCCTGCGCTACCGGCTGCAGCACCGCGGCGTGCGCGTCGACGCCGAGGTAATGAGCCAGCGCGCCGCCGAACTGCTGGCACGCATGCCGGTCAAGGCGGCGCCCGACATGTCGCGCTTCCTGCTGTCACCGATGCCCGGCCTGCTGCGCGAGGTCGCCGTCAAACCGGGGCAGGCGGTCAAGGCCGGCGAGCGGCTGGCCGTGATCGAGGCGATGAAGATGGAGAACATCCTGCGTGCCGAGCGTGACGGCGTGGTCGAGAAGGTGTCGGCCGGAGCGGGCGAGAGCCTGGCAGTCGATCAGGTCATCCTGGTGTTCGCCGCGGGCTGA
- the meaB gene encoding methylmalonyl Co-A mutase-associated GTPase MeaB: MIDASDQSLIDGVLAGQRRALAKTITLIESTRDDHQLRAGEVLRALLPRTGRSIRVGISGVPGVGKSTFIEALGLALIARGHKVAVLAIDPSSTVTGGSILGDKTRMEHLSQSLDAFIRPSPSAGSLGGVAARTREAMLVCEAAGFDVVIVETVGVGQSETAVAGMTDVFVLLQLPNAGDDLQAIKKGIVELADVVVFNKADLDETAAERAMQQMKGALHLLRAASPDWTVPVLKVSAVKHAGLDDFWSAILRYRDAMQACGAWEARRSRQALDWMWALVDQGLRHRFEHHAAVRAALPDIRAAVAAGTLPASAAALRLLQAMD; encoded by the coding sequence GTGATCGACGCGTCCGATCAGTCCTTGATCGATGGCGTTCTGGCCGGCCAGCGCCGCGCGCTGGCCAAGACCATCACGCTGATCGAATCGACGCGCGACGACCATCAGCTGCGCGCAGGCGAAGTACTGCGCGCGCTGCTGCCCCGCACCGGGCGTTCGATCCGCGTCGGCATTTCCGGCGTGCCCGGCGTCGGCAAATCCACCTTCATCGAAGCGCTCGGTCTGGCGCTGATCGCGCGCGGCCACAAGGTGGCGGTGCTGGCGATCGACCCGTCGTCAACGGTCACCGGCGGTTCCATTCTCGGCGACAAGACTCGCATGGAGCACCTGTCGCAGAGTCTGGACGCCTTCATCCGTCCGTCACCGTCGGCCGGCAGTCTGGGCGGCGTGGCGGCACGCACGCGCGAAGCCATGCTGGTGTGCGAAGCGGCCGGCTTCGACGTGGTGATCGTTGAAACGGTCGGTGTCGGCCAGTCGGAAACCGCGGTCGCCGGCATGACCGACGTGTTCGTGCTGCTGCAGCTGCCGAATGCGGGCGACGACCTGCAGGCGATCAAGAAGGGCATCGTCGAACTGGCCGATGTGGTCGTGTTCAACAAGGCCGACCTCGACGAAACCGCGGCCGAGCGCGCGATGCAGCAGATGAAGGGTGCATTGCACCTGCTCCGTGCGGCCTCACCCGACTGGACGGTGCCGGTGCTCAAGGTGTCGGCGGTGAAGCACGCCGGGCTGGACGACTTCTGGTCGGCCATCCTGCGCTACCGCGATGCCATGCAGGCCTGCGGCGCCTGGGAGGCGCGGCGCAGCCGGCAGGCGCTGGACTGGATGTGGGCGCTGGTCGACCAGGGCCTGCGCCATCGTTTCGAACATCACGCGGCGGTGCGCGCCGCGCTGCCGGACATCCGCGCGGCGGTCGCCGCCGGCACCCTGCCAGCTTCGGCGGCCGCGCTGCGCCTGCTGCAGGCAATGGACTGA
- a CDS encoding GntR family transcriptional regulator: MNSETLNPSAEAIAPRALYIEVADRLRRLIQSHAMAPGEWIDEQALATQYGISRTPLREALKVLATEGMVVLKPRRGCYVAQISGGDLEEIYPIMALLEGECAAGAARRASDADLAELAALHQALEDSAAARDIDRFFDANQRFHLLIHHIAGNRRMAQMIDELRAVLKLQRHDSLYLEGRLVASLEEHRVLLAALQAHDTEAARRAMQEHIESSRKALSS; the protein is encoded by the coding sequence ATGAACAGCGAAACCCTGAATCCCTCCGCCGAAGCCATCGCTCCGCGCGCTCTATATATAGAGGTCGCCGACCGCCTGCGCCGGCTGATCCAGAGCCACGCGATGGCGCCCGGCGAGTGGATAGACGAACAGGCGCTCGCCACCCAGTACGGCATTTCGCGGACGCCGCTGCGCGAGGCGCTGAAGGTGCTGGCGACCGAAGGCATGGTGGTGCTGAAGCCGCGCCGCGGCTGCTACGTCGCGCAGATCAGCGGCGGCGACCTGGAAGAGATCTACCCGATCATGGCGCTGCTCGAAGGCGAATGCGCCGCCGGCGCCGCCCGTCGCGCGTCCGACGCCGACCTGGCCGAACTGGCCGCGCTGCACCAGGCGCTGGAAGACAGCGCCGCGGCGCGCGACATCGACCGCTTCTTCGACGCCAACCAGCGCTTCCACCTGCTCATCCACCACATCGCCGGCAACCGCCGCATGGCGCAGATGATCGACGAGCTGCGCGCGGTGCTGAAGCTGCAGCGGCACGACTCGCTCTACCTCGAAGGCCGGCTGGTCGCCTCGCTGGAAGAGCACCGCGTGCTGCTCGCCGCGCTGCAGGCGCACGACACCGAAGCCGCCCGCCGCGCGATGCAGGAACACATCGAAAGCAGCCGCAAGGCGCTGAGCAGCTGA
- a CDS encoding DUF4129 domain-containing protein, with product MSPPVAYLPAYVGLYAALVLAVACNTFLDIRYGGFLIENLLWGGLFAWTLRVGWRQRGVESAQGRRRQKAVLIVGALVSVFILFPIWGQRAGVYVLAMLQASNNCVTTTRRRLYLGLLVSLVMVMFAATHHRADWTMLFYLLPYVAAVVFTLVAEQISRRAQDLADFGAVRARVGGQSAAIASATAAILAIAALVYAITPQISLPYLTWRYGQPTDLGYVGGVDPGQSGTAPGGAGGGGGRGANGAPAGGGLPSVAEMRDAAGRVGMPQWQSSAITRMADVAESLERVSAPVMQSLGRLWQGLLDALEAHWRDLMRALPALIALALLVAAILLWRESRPGVWLRVWLDYGRFGLFAMHARGAAGGRQYFRAFERLLILHDVERPAAANTREYLLMLGQRHAHLRRQFAELVLLYEQVRYGAGRVDDAVVARMRTLYRTIFWKVGDIAISDDAGR from the coding sequence GTGAGTCCGCCGGTCGCTTATCTACCGGCCTATGTCGGCCTGTATGCAGCGCTCGTTCTTGCCGTCGCATGCAACACCTTTCTCGATATCCGCTACGGTGGATTCCTGATCGAGAATCTGCTTTGGGGCGGGTTGTTCGCATGGACGTTGCGCGTCGGCTGGCGCCAGCGGGGCGTGGAGAGCGCCCAAGGGCGCCGCCGACAGAAGGCGGTACTGATCGTCGGTGCGCTGGTGTCGGTGTTCATCCTTTTCCCCATCTGGGGGCAGCGGGCCGGCGTCTATGTACTGGCGATGCTGCAGGCGTCCAATAACTGCGTTACCACGACGCGACGGCGACTCTATCTGGGCCTGCTCGTATCGCTGGTGATGGTGATGTTTGCGGCCACCCACCATCGGGCCGACTGGACCATGCTGTTCTATCTGCTGCCTTACGTCGCTGCGGTCGTATTCACGCTCGTTGCGGAACAGATATCGCGGCGCGCTCAGGACCTTGCCGACTTCGGAGCGGTCCGTGCGCGGGTCGGCGGTCAGAGCGCCGCGATCGCGTCTGCGACCGCGGCGATCCTCGCCATCGCTGCGCTGGTCTATGCGATCACGCCACAGATCAGCCTGCCTTACCTGACTTGGCGTTACGGTCAGCCGACCGATCTCGGCTACGTCGGAGGTGTCGATCCGGGGCAGAGCGGAACTGCTCCGGGCGGGGCTGGGGGCGGCGGTGGCCGTGGGGCGAACGGTGCGCCTGCCGGGGGCGGTCTGCCCTCCGTTGCCGAGATGCGCGATGCCGCGGGCCGCGTCGGCATGCCGCAGTGGCAGTCTTCCGCCATTACGCGGATGGCCGACGTCGCGGAGAGCCTGGAGCGCGTGAGCGCACCGGTCATGCAGTCGCTCGGGCGGCTGTGGCAAGGACTGCTTGACGCGCTGGAGGCGCACTGGCGCGATCTGATGCGGGCCTTGCCGGCGTTGATCGCGCTCGCCCTGCTGGTGGCGGCGATACTGTTGTGGCGGGAATCGCGACCAGGTGTCTGGCTCAGGGTCTGGCTGGACTACGGGCGGTTCGGTCTGTTCGCGATGCACGCGCGGGGTGCAGCCGGGGGACGGCAGTACTTTCGAGCGTTCGAACGTTTGCTGATCCTGCATGACGTCGAGCGGCCCGCTGCGGCGAATACCCGCGAGTACCTCCTGATGCTCGGACAGCGGCATGCACATCTGCGTCGTCAGTTTGCCGAACTGGTGCTGCTGTACGAACAGGTGCGCTATGGCGCCGGCCGGGTCGACGACGCAGTCGTTGCGCGGATGCGCACGCTGTACCGGACCATCTTCTGGAAAGTGGGTGATATCGCCATCTCCGACGATGCGGGCCGGTGA
- the scpA gene encoding methylmalonyl-CoA mutase — MADTTGSAHPDYAAWLKAAAKSAPGGDPANLDWKTPEGLTVKALYTRADVEGLPSADTLPGFAPFVRGPQATMYAARPWTIRQYAGFSTAEESNNFYRKALAAGAQGVSVAFDLATHRGYDSDNPRVVGDVGKAGVAIDSVEDMKRLFDGIPLDRISVSMTMNGAVLPVLAGFIVAGEEQGVPQAQLSGTIQNDILKEFMVRNTYIYPPQPSMRIVADIIEYTARNMPRFNSISISGYHMQEAGATQGLELALTLADGMEYVRTAMARGMDVDDFAGRLSFFFAIGMNFYLEVAKLRAARLLWSRIMDGFGAKSAKSKMLRTHCQTSGWSLTEQDPYNNVVRTTVEAMAAVFGGTQSLHTNSFDEAIALPTEFSARIARNTQLILQEETHITNVIDPWAGSYMMEKLTQDMADHAWAIIEEVEQMGGMTKAVESGWAKLQVEKCATEKQARIDSGRDVIVGVNKYRLDKEDALDVLVIDNVAVRESQVAQLARIRASRDAAAVNAALAALTAAAESGQGNLLELSVAAMRARATVGEVSDALEKVWGRHRASTQAVSGVYQSVVADDEGWGAMKEEVSQFAEEQGRRPRILIAKLGQDGHDRGAKVIATAFADLGFDVDIAPLFQTPEEAARQAIENDVHAVGVSTLAAGHKTLVPQLIAALRAQGADDIVVVVGGVIPAQDYDELYGHGVSCVFGPGTPIPKAAKDTLDAIRAKVA, encoded by the coding sequence ATGGCCGACACCACGGGCAGCGCCCACCCCGATTACGCAGCGTGGCTGAAGGCTGCCGCCAAATCCGCGCCCGGCGGCGACCCCGCCAATCTGGACTGGAAGACGCCGGAAGGGCTGACGGTGAAGGCGCTGTACACCCGCGCCGACGTCGAAGGACTGCCCAGCGCCGACACGCTGCCGGGCTTCGCGCCCTTCGTGCGCGGTCCGCAGGCCACGATGTACGCGGCGCGGCCCTGGACCATCCGCCAGTACGCCGGCTTCTCGACCGCCGAAGAATCGAACAACTTCTACCGCAAGGCGCTGGCCGCCGGCGCCCAGGGCGTGTCGGTGGCCTTCGACCTCGCCACGCACCGCGGCTACGACTCGGACAACCCCCGCGTGGTGGGCGACGTCGGCAAGGCCGGCGTGGCGATCGACAGCGTGGAAGACATGAAGCGCCTGTTCGACGGCATTCCGCTGGACAGGATCAGCGTGTCGATGACGATGAACGGCGCCGTGCTGCCGGTGCTGGCCGGCTTCATCGTCGCCGGCGAGGAACAGGGCGTGCCGCAGGCCCAGCTGTCGGGCACGATCCAGAACGACATCCTCAAAGAATTCATGGTGCGGAACACCTACATCTATCCGCCCCAGCCGTCGATGCGCATCGTCGCCGACATCATCGAATACACCGCGCGCAACATGCCGCGCTTCAACTCGATCTCGATCTCCGGCTACCACATGCAGGAAGCGGGCGCGACCCAGGGCCTGGAACTGGCGCTGACGCTGGCCGACGGCATGGAATACGTACGCACCGCGATGGCGCGCGGCATGGACGTCGACGATTTCGCCGGGCGACTGAGTTTCTTCTTCGCCATCGGCATGAACTTCTATCTGGAAGTGGCCAAGCTCCGTGCGGCACGACTGCTGTGGAGCCGCATCATGGACGGCTTCGGCGCCAAGAGCGCCAAGTCGAAGATGCTGCGCACCCACTGCCAGACCTCGGGCTGGTCGCTGACCGAACAGGACCCGTACAACAACGTCGTGCGCACCACGGTCGAGGCAATGGCCGCGGTGTTCGGCGGCACGCAGTCGCTGCACACCAACAGCTTCGACGAGGCGATCGCGCTGCCGACCGAGTTCTCGGCGCGCATCGCGCGCAACACCCAGCTCATCCTGCAGGAAGAGACGCATATCACCAATGTGATCGACCCGTGGGCCGGCAGCTACATGATGGAAAAGCTGACCCAGGACATGGCCGACCACGCCTGGGCCATCATCGAGGAAGTGGAACAGATGGGCGGCATGACCAAGGCGGTCGAATCCGGCTGGGCCAAGCTGCAGGTGGAGAAGTGCGCGACCGAGAAACAGGCGCGCATCGACTCCGGCCGCGACGTCATCGTCGGCGTGAACAAGTACAGGCTGGACAAGGAAGACGCACTCGACGTGCTGGTGATCGACAATGTCGCGGTGCGCGAGTCGCAGGTGGCGCAACTGGCGCGCATCCGCGCCAGCCGCGACGCGGCGGCGGTGAATGCCGCGCTGGCGGCACTGACCGCCGCCGCCGAATCCGGCCAGGGCAATCTGCTCGAACTGTCGGTCGCCGCGATGCGCGCGCGCGCCACGGTGGGCGAGGTGTCGGATGCGCTGGAAAAGGTGTGGGGCCGTCACCGCGCGAGCACGCAGGCGGTGAGCGGCGTGTATCAGTCCGTGGTGGCCGATGACGAAGGATGGGGCGCGATGAAGGAGGAGGTCAGCCAGTTTGCCGAAGAGCAGGGCCGTCGCCCGCGCATCTTGATCGCCAAGTTGGGCCAGGACGGTCATGACCGCGGCGCCAAGGTGATCGCCACCGCCTTTGCCGACCTCGGCTTCGACGTGGACATCGCGCCGCTGTTCCAGACGCCGGAAGAGGCGGCGCGGCAGGCGATCGAAAACGACGTGCATGCGGTCGGCGTATCGACGCTGGCGGCCGGTCACAAGACGCTGGTGCCGCAGCTGATCGCCGCCCTCCGTGCCCAGGGCGCGGACGACATCGTGGTGGTGGTCGGCGGCGTCATTCCGGCGCAGGACTACGACGAACTGTACGGCCACGGCGTGTCCTGCGTGTTCGGCCCCGGCACGCCGATTCCGAAGGCCGCGAAGGACACGCTGGACGCGATCCGGGCGAAGGTCGCGTGA